The Marivirga tractuosa DSM 4126 genome contains the following window.
GTTATAGGGGCTTTATTTTAAAAACTACTAACCTAAACCCAATTACAATATGAAACGCCTTTATTTCATTATTTTTAGCTTATGCTTTACAAATGCAATTTTAGCACAAGACGAACTCCCTCATATTCCTATTTCTTCTTACGACCCAGATAAACCTACAACAGAGCTAAATCAACTTAATTATTATTTCGAAGATGTCAGGCTCATTGGCCTGGGAGAATCAACTCACGGCACTAGTGAATTTACCCTAATGCGCCATAGATTATTTCGCTTTTTGGTAGAAGAGCATGATTACAATACTATTTTTCTAGAAGAAGATTATGCCACCTGCTTAAGAGTAGACAACTATATTAAAGGGGCTGAAGACAATCCAATTGAAGTGGTTAAATCATTTAATCAATGGCCATGGATGACGCAAGAAATGGCGGATTTAATTGAATGGATGAGGGAATACAATTCTGATAAGAAGAATGAACAATTAAGCTTTGTAGGTATTGATATGCAATATTACAAAACCACTTTAGATTTAATTGATAGTATCTTAATTGCTAACTCATCAGCTTTAAAAAATGAGTTGACGGTTTCAGAAACAACAAATGAGCAGTTCATGACTAAGTCTGATACTGATGGAATTGAAAAGTTCGAAAACATAGTAAAGGAAAGACAAGCTGCTATTGAAAATATTGACTTATCAGAAACTGTTGAAAATAAATTAAAACATCTAACAAGAGGCTTAAAATTTATAGTAGAAGAAAAGCATAATCTGGATAATGGAGCCTATAGAGATGTTAAA
Protein-coding sequences here:
- a CDS encoding erythromycin esterase family protein, encoding MKRLYFIIFSLCFTNAILAQDELPHIPISSYDPDKPTTELNQLNYYFEDVRLIGLGESTHGTSEFTLMRHRLFRFLVEEHDYNTIFLEEDYATCLRVDNYIKGAEDNPIEVVKSFNQWPWMTQEMADLIEWMREYNSDKKNEQLSFVGIDMQYYKTTLDLIDSILIANSSALKNELTVSETTNEQFMTKSDTDGIEKFENIVKERQAAIENIDLSETVENKLKHLTRGLKFIVEEKHNLDNGAYRDVKMAENILAHFEEAPKTKGVFWAHNGHILTACSDKSVSKCRAGANLKDKMGNEYFAIAFDFDKGAFNAYYLSNNEGDQNDRDNYKLGEVAVDSAPDGFIASRIRNNYNSVVFIPKESFENRKDRKLAGRFVGAKFTNYSKEGSQPYSEKWYIRQFDAIIIIKNTSATQLLVDSSK